One Streptomyces fagopyri DNA window includes the following coding sequences:
- a CDS encoding ATP-binding protein — translation MSELLRAPAEIKYAEELDWLESVDDNPKPFSWRLSPKMVRLFVLGSERSDGLDREISPKWFGDRSFVERSIVTLASDRGLLLIGDPGTGKSWLAELLSAAICRSSTLVVQGTAGTTEDHIKYSWNVSMVIAKGQSRESMIPSPIMTAMETGAIGRFEELTRSTSDVQDALISILSEKYISVPELDSDGIVFAKPGFSIIATANSRDRGVNDLSSALKRRFNFVRIPVVTNKKSEAEIVRFRTEELLRRHRIELDVPPTLLDVLLQSFADLRASAAAAGSDDEKLESALSTAEQIGVLEDAILHGNFFGERSLTAHTLASSLVGSLARREPEDLAILNKYLHGVVEPRSREEGGSWPEFLEGGREAIATLS, via the coding sequence ATGTCCGAGCTGTTGCGCGCCCCCGCGGAGATCAAGTACGCCGAGGAACTCGACTGGCTGGAGTCCGTCGACGACAACCCGAAACCGTTCTCGTGGCGGCTGTCCCCGAAGATGGTCCGCCTGTTCGTCCTCGGCTCGGAGCGTTCCGACGGCCTGGACCGGGAGATCTCCCCGAAGTGGTTCGGCGACCGCAGCTTCGTCGAGCGCTCGATCGTCACGCTGGCCTCCGACCGCGGACTGCTCCTCATCGGCGACCCCGGCACCGGAAAGAGCTGGCTGGCGGAACTGCTGTCCGCCGCGATATGCCGTAGCTCCACCCTGGTCGTACAGGGAACGGCCGGTACCACCGAGGACCACATCAAGTACTCCTGGAACGTGTCCATGGTCATCGCCAAGGGCCAGTCACGGGAGTCGATGATCCCCTCACCGATCATGACCGCGATGGAGACCGGCGCGATCGGCCGCTTCGAGGAACTCACCCGCTCCACCAGCGACGTCCAGGACGCGTTGATCTCCATCCTGTCCGAGAAGTACATCTCGGTTCCCGAACTCGACAGCGACGGCATCGTCTTCGCCAAGCCCGGCTTCTCGATCATCGCCACCGCCAACAGCCGCGACCGGGGCGTCAACGACCTGTCCTCGGCCCTCAAACGCCGCTTCAACTTCGTCCGCATCCCGGTGGTGACCAACAAGAAGAGCGAGGCGGAGATCGTGCGCTTCCGCACCGAGGAACTGCTGCGCCGCCACCGGATCGAACTGGACGTACCGCCCACGCTGCTCGACGTGCTGCTGCAGAGCTTCGCCGACCTGCGCGCCTCCGCGGCCGCGGCCGGCAGCGACGACGAGAAGCTGGAGTCCGCGCTGTCCACCGCCGAACAGATCGGCGTGCTCGAGGACGCCATCCTGCACGGCAACTTCTTCGGCGAACGCTCCCTGACCGCCCACACCCTGGCCTCCTCGCTCGTCGGGTCACTGGCCCGGCGCGAGCCCGAGGACCTGGCCATCCTCAACAAGTACCTGCACGGCGTCGTCGAGCCGCGCAGCAGGGAAGAGGGCGGTTCCTGGCCGGAGTTCCTGGAGGGCGGCCGCGAAGCGATCGCCACCCTGTCATGA
- a CDS encoding DUF5682 family protein, producing the protein MTGTTEGTFAALRTQLREAAATFADGPGALEGILLGLVDDVDRAVREPLEIFPVCHHSPASAIAMARRLREKQPKVVYLELCEDMAPLLTELRNCRLPVAVQAFATETDGFPAEWSPLSVVAPITEASAEYQAIAYALDTPGVELVLVDRSSDHVFQWDERGTRDAEPAETDAPPAEEAALHGDAVGVELGDLRPRFAELEEHLLRHGRVRHWSEWWHQYVEMPLGDSDHDTYRQVMLLIGSLFRRLAPGDSHRVRVDEDRERHMWTRMREHLAATGTDPADCLYVCGAFHAASRVEEFGVHGTDTFEIGPRTATKWQHGLIPSSHAAIEAHFGLATGSVSIAATLWAKNVGRTRVRPYRLAGQSGAGGPRARKTVAATAPVPELPAADRLTGFLGRPPVLDRLDEAELLGWSVEVVRAARRNGYLASTADAIAVFETSILLAGMRDRAKPTPYDFQDAAVTCIEKDTVPGRRDVRHIVAIMMGGDRIGQVGYDALPPLARDVHDRLAPLNLRLQQRGVQRALLDMTGRPELERCSDVLWMLRRLLPQGAARPIMGERKLGERSIQESWDLALGTHQRALIELGYEGVSIEQVLEQRLRRTAYAPRATTATVLEAVEDATLYLRGRRLPDELGTHALEVLSAERGVDGAPEVLRRVRRLLAYYRTGEPVLPPWIESFVKAGYAHYCTLLPTAFTDEDATVRQVAAMLGFLFSMEGLALSLSCDRTQLELAVAQSHPRDPSRTALLWAARTQLGHLSRADLRARCDELLGNPLVVPAYPRYLSGFVHALEPVPGLTDFVVEAVSNAFGRLPDPVLLPWLPTLITTLRSGGAELAPLLIREVGRIFPGRLAELDAWVPPWQAQPQADAEAGRTARRAGAGGGAHALLVTHPATCDALANLLGCEGTWRTAAPGPSGAALAARHPDTAVALEALLASG; encoded by the coding sequence ATGACCGGCACCACCGAGGGGACCTTCGCGGCCCTGCGCACACAACTGCGGGAGGCCGCCGCGACGTTCGCCGACGGCCCCGGCGCCCTGGAGGGCATCCTCCTCGGCCTCGTCGACGACGTCGACCGCGCGGTGCGCGAACCGCTGGAGATCTTCCCCGTCTGCCACCACTCACCGGCCTCGGCGATCGCGATGGCGCGCCGCCTGCGGGAGAAGCAGCCGAAGGTCGTGTACCTGGAGCTGTGCGAGGACATGGCGCCGCTCCTGACCGAACTGCGCAACTGCCGGCTCCCCGTGGCGGTCCAGGCGTTCGCGACCGAGACCGACGGCTTCCCGGCCGAGTGGTCCCCGCTCTCCGTGGTCGCCCCGATCACCGAGGCCTCCGCCGAGTACCAGGCGATCGCCTACGCCCTGGACACCCCGGGCGTCGAACTGGTCCTCGTCGACCGCTCCTCCGACCACGTCTTCCAGTGGGACGAGCGCGGGACCCGGGACGCGGAGCCGGCCGAGACGGACGCACCACCCGCCGAGGAGGCCGCGCTGCACGGCGACGCGGTCGGCGTCGAACTGGGAGACCTGCGCCCGCGCTTCGCCGAACTGGAGGAACACCTGCTGCGCCACGGCAGGGTGCGGCACTGGTCGGAGTGGTGGCACCAGTACGTCGAAATGCCGCTCGGCGACAGCGATCACGACACCTACCGCCAGGTCATGCTCCTGATCGGCAGCCTCTTCCGACGACTCGCCCCGGGTGATTCCCACCGGGTCCGCGTCGACGAGGACCGCGAGCGCCACATGTGGACGAGGATGCGCGAACACCTCGCCGCGACCGGCACCGACCCCGCGGACTGTCTGTACGTCTGCGGCGCGTTCCACGCGGCCAGCCGGGTCGAGGAGTTCGGGGTCCACGGCACCGACACCTTCGAGATCGGCCCGCGCACCGCCACCAAGTGGCAGCACGGCCTGATCCCGTCCAGTCACGCGGCGATCGAGGCGCATTTCGGCCTCGCCACGGGATCGGTGTCGATCGCGGCGACGCTCTGGGCGAAGAACGTCGGGCGCACCCGTGTCCGTCCGTACCGGCTGGCCGGACAGTCCGGCGCGGGCGGACCGCGGGCCAGGAAGACGGTGGCGGCGACGGCTCCCGTACCGGAGCTCCCGGCCGCGGACAGACTGACCGGCTTCCTGGGCCGGCCACCCGTCCTGGACCGGCTGGACGAGGCCGAGCTGCTCGGCTGGTCGGTGGAGGTCGTACGCGCCGCGCGCCGCAACGGCTACCTCGCCTCCACCGCCGACGCCATCGCCGTGTTCGAGACGTCGATCCTGCTGGCGGGGATGCGCGACCGGGCCAAGCCGACGCCGTACGACTTCCAGGACGCGGCCGTCACCTGCATCGAGAAGGACACCGTGCCGGGCCGCCGGGACGTACGCCACATCGTGGCGATCATGATGGGCGGCGACCGGATCGGCCAGGTCGGCTACGACGCGCTGCCGCCCCTGGCCCGCGACGTGCACGACCGTCTCGCCCCCCTGAACCTGAGACTCCAGCAGCGCGGTGTGCAGCGGGCGTTGCTGGACATGACGGGACGGCCCGAGCTGGAGCGGTGCTCCGACGTGCTGTGGATGCTGCGCCGTCTGCTGCCGCAGGGTGCCGCACGGCCGATCATGGGCGAGCGCAAACTGGGGGAGCGATCGATCCAGGAGTCGTGGGACCTGGCGCTCGGTACCCACCAGCGGGCGCTCATCGAGCTCGGGTACGAGGGTGTCAGCATCGAGCAGGTCCTCGAACAGCGGCTGCGCCGCACGGCGTACGCTCCGCGGGCCACCACGGCGACCGTCCTGGAGGCCGTCGAGGACGCGACGCTGTATCTGCGCGGCCGCCGCCTCCCCGACGAGCTGGGCACCCACGCCCTGGAAGTGCTCTCCGCCGAGCGCGGCGTGGACGGGGCGCCGGAGGTGCTGCGCCGGGTACGGCGGCTGCTGGCGTACTACCGCACCGGCGAGCCCGTGCTGCCGCCGTGGATCGAGTCGTTCGTCAAGGCGGGATACGCGCACTACTGCACGCTGCTGCCGACGGCGTTCACCGACGAGGACGCCACCGTGCGGCAGGTGGCGGCGATGCTGGGCTTCCTGTTCAGCATGGAGGGCCTGGCGCTGTCGCTGAGCTGCGACCGGACCCAGCTGGAACTGGCGGTCGCCCAGTCGCACCCGCGAGATCCGTCCAGGACGGCGCTGTTGTGGGCGGCCCGGACGCAGCTGGGGCACCTCTCGCGCGCGGACCTGCGCGCGCGGTGCGACGAACTGCTCGGCAATCCCCTGGTGGTGCCCGCGTATCCGCGCTACCTCAGCGGCTTCGTGCACGCCCTGGAGCCCGTCCCGGGCCTCACCGACTTCGTCGTGGAAGCGGTGTCGAACGCGTTCGGACGGCTGCCGGACCCGGTGCTCCTGCCATGGCTGCCGACCCTGATCACCACCCTGCGCTCGGGCGGCGCGGAACTGGCCCCGCTGCTGATCCGTGAGGTCGGGCGGATCTTCCCCGGGCGGCTCGCGGAGCTGGACGCGTGGGTGCCGCCGTGGCAGGCACAGCCGCAGGCCGATGCCGAGGCCGGGCGTACGGCACGGCGCGCGGGCGCGGGCGGCGGCGCCCATGCCCTGCTCGTCACCCACCCCGCCACCTGCG